A single window of Nocardia higoensis DNA harbors:
- a CDS encoding helix-turn-helix domain-containing protein produces the protein MSDRPTQNRSTATQNKGGTVTKTGLSKGTRVTGKSRDRLQNQLKKQYEAGASIRSLARSTGRSYGFIHNVLVESHVQLRSRGGANRRKNADK, from the coding sequence ATGAGCGACAGGCCCACACAGAACAGATCCACCGCCACACAGAACAAGGGCGGGACGGTGACGAAAACCGGATTGAGCAAGGGCACCCGCGTCACGGGAAAATCCCGTGACCGTTTGCAGAATCAGTTGAAGAAGCAATACGAAGCGGGGGCGAGCATCCGCTCCCTGGCACGGTCCACCGGGCGTTCCTACGGGTTCATCCACAATGTGCTGGTGGAATCGCACGTGCAGTTGCGCAGCCGCGGCGGTGCGAACCGGCGCAAGAACGCCGACAAGTAG
- a CDS encoding TetR/AcrR family transcriptional regulator: protein MPKVSDDHLAARRSQILDGARRCFAEYGYDGATVRRLEERIGLSRGAIFHHFRDKDALFLALAQEDAERMADVAANQGIVQVMRDMLADPEQFNWLGTRLEIARRLRTDPEFRAGWTQRSAELTAATLARLERRKAAGALRDDVPTDVLLGYLDLVLDGLIARIASGHTNENLSAVLDLVEASVRRKD, encoded by the coding sequence ATGCCCAAGGTCAGCGATGACCACCTCGCCGCGCGGCGCAGCCAGATCCTCGACGGTGCGCGACGCTGCTTCGCCGAATACGGCTACGACGGTGCGACCGTGCGCCGCCTCGAAGAGCGGATCGGACTCTCGCGCGGCGCGATCTTCCACCATTTCCGCGACAAAGACGCGCTGTTCCTCGCGCTGGCCCAAGAGGATGCCGAGCGGATGGCCGATGTGGCCGCCAACCAGGGCATCGTGCAGGTCATGCGCGACATGCTCGCCGATCCCGAGCAGTTCAACTGGCTGGGCACGCGGCTCGAGATCGCGCGCAGGCTGCGCACCGACCCGGAGTTCCGGGCCGGCTGGACCCAGCGTTCGGCGGAACTGACCGCGGCCACGCTGGCCCGGCTGGAACGCCGCAAGGCGGCCGGCGCGCTGCGCGACGACGTGCCCACCGACGTACTGCTCGGCTATCTCGATCTCGTGCTCGACGGGCTGATCGCGCGCATCGCCTCCGGACACACCAACGAAAATCTGTCCGCGGTACTCGATCTCGTCGAGGCGTCGGTCCGCCGCAAGGACTGA
- a CDS encoding ABC-F family ATP-binding cassette domain-containing protein has translation MITATDLEVRAGVRTLLSAPGPALRVQAGDRIGLVGRNGAGKTTTLRILAGEGEPYAGKIVRSTEIGYLPQDPREGNLDVLARDRVLSARGLDTLIRDMEKQQAVMAEVADENEREKAVRKYGRLEDRFSALGGYVAESEAARICHSLGLPDRVLGQSLRTLSGGQRRRIELARILFSASDGSGGRSDRILLLDEPTNHLDADSITWLRGFLQNHDGGLIVISHDVELLEAVVNKVWFLDAVRGEADVYNMGWKKYLDARATDEQRRRRERANAEKKASALKAQAAKLGAKATKAVAAQNMVKRAERLLGELDEVRVADKVARIKFPEPAACGKTPLMAENLTKMYGSLEIFTGVDLAIDRGSRVVVLGLNGAGKTTLLRLLAGVEQPSAGGLVPGHGLKIGYFAQEHDTLDDNATVWENIRHAAPDAGEQELRGLLGAFMFTGPQLDQPAGTLSGGEKTRLALAGLVSSAANVLLLDEPTNNLDPVSREQVLDALRTYAGAVVLVTHDPGAAEALSPERVILLPDGTEDHWSAEYLELIQLA, from the coding sequence GTGATCACCGCGACCGATCTCGAGGTCCGGGCCGGCGTCCGTACGCTGCTCTCGGCGCCGGGTCCGGCGCTGCGCGTGCAGGCCGGCGACCGGATCGGCCTGGTCGGGCGCAACGGCGCGGGCAAGACCACCACCCTGCGCATCCTCGCGGGGGAAGGCGAGCCGTACGCGGGAAAGATCGTGCGCTCCACCGAGATCGGCTACCTCCCGCAGGACCCCCGCGAAGGCAACCTCGACGTGCTCGCCCGCGACCGGGTGCTCTCCGCGCGCGGACTCGACACGCTGATCCGCGACATGGAGAAGCAGCAGGCTGTGATGGCCGAGGTGGCCGACGAGAACGAGCGCGAGAAGGCGGTCCGCAAGTACGGCAGGCTCGAGGACCGGTTCTCGGCGCTGGGCGGTTACGTCGCCGAAAGCGAAGCCGCGCGCATCTGCCACAGCCTCGGCCTGCCCGACCGGGTGCTCGGTCAGTCGCTGCGCACCCTCTCCGGCGGTCAGCGCCGCCGCATCGAGCTCGCGCGCATCCTGTTCTCGGCCTCGGACGGCAGCGGCGGGCGCTCGGACCGCATCCTGCTGCTCGACGAGCCGACCAACCACCTCGACGCCGACTCGATCACCTGGCTGCGCGGCTTCCTGCAGAACCACGACGGCGGTCTGATCGTCATCAGCCACGATGTCGAACTGCTCGAGGCCGTGGTCAACAAGGTGTGGTTCCTCGACGCCGTGCGCGGCGAGGCCGATGTCTACAACATGGGCTGGAAGAAGTACCTCGACGCCCGCGCCACCGACGAGCAGCGCCGCCGCCGGGAACGCGCCAATGCCGAGAAGAAGGCGTCGGCGCTGAAGGCCCAGGCCGCCAAGCTCGGCGCGAAGGCCACGAAAGCCGTTGCGGCACAGAACATGGTCAAGCGGGCTGAACGACTTCTCGGCGAACTCGACGAGGTGCGCGTGGCCGACAAGGTGGCGCGCATCAAGTTCCCCGAACCCGCCGCGTGCGGCAAGACGCCGCTGATGGCCGAGAACCTAACCAAGATGTACGGCTCGCTGGAGATCTTCACCGGCGTCGACCTGGCCATCGACCGCGGCAGCCGGGTCGTGGTGCTCGGCCTCAACGGTGCGGGCAAGACGACACTGCTGCGCCTGCTGGCCGGCGTGGAGCAGCCGAGCGCGGGTGGACTGGTGCCCGGTCACGGCCTGAAGATCGGGTATTTCGCCCAGGAGCACGACACCCTCGACGACAACGCGACGGTGTGGGAGAACATCCGCCACGCCGCTCCCGATGCCGGTGAGCAGGAGCTTCGCGGCCTGCTGGGTGCGTTCATGTTCACCGGTCCCCAGCTGGATCAGCCGGCGGGCACGCTGTCCGGCGGTGAGAAGACCCGGCTCGCGCTCGCCGGGCTGGTCTCCTCGGCGGCGAACGTGCTGCTGCTCGACGAGCCGACCAACAACCTGGATCCGGTCTCGCGCGAGCAGGTGCTCGACGCGTTGCGCACCTACGCGGGCGCGGTCGTTCTGGTTACCCACGATCCGGGCGCGGCGGAGGCGTTGTCTCCGGAGCGGGTCATTCTGCTGCCCGACGGCACCGAGGACCATTGGTCGGCCGAGTATCTGGAGTTGATTCAGCTCGCGTGA